One Phaseolus vulgaris cultivar G19833 chromosome 11, P. vulgaris v2.0, whole genome shotgun sequence genomic window carries:
- the LOC137824189 gene encoding uncharacterized protein — protein MILKTLMEEKQLDFDQPLLSVRRISSTVASENENKRKPDKAIPKRPPLPFYKSDLKSGPVSNPGTVPFVWEKTPGRPKTESRIQTQAVGRPSIAPKLPPGRVLKADQQDSDKVPKLTSVSQSRTECSVSDSQHAASLDNKVTKDESPKEVIEKENSGSDNEDETYLDALDTLSRTESFFMSCSVSGLSEWDDQDVQPSGSFSTDQQARDFMIDRFLPAAKAMASETPSLQHHSRKPLVTLQQPKLGREVVTGPNSRPLNEKWQKVLPHYAQDIGREESEDESDDNDECENYAPKVCGLFPRFCLINPVPGLRMEGRIPSSGVQNKSTASHRRTAKEHGRTANNGKMSLNSQSGFTKEKKDFGTAENSKQSIDPPRRGCSKSESSQLESSCESPVVEKTLYVDSVHKVKSLSACSSDTNHRGDDLDTSRKDTGIDKNLRIDYSIEESKHLGVLDEKAVLQPKSSASLDSSLLVYADNSNDDLQMELKNHPNKICPEEQELTKPNYQGNNLDHALDAFSSPAMVESKKIESESKFFSIKEGSNGPVSWRNKKFTSDLKFDSKGQSATKMFDQECTLRCSEDPSTLTCSKVVGETKIDLESQLYMKLGHGKTLNASSMKHPLALPSPKAPSESWLKRTLPTVSSKNIFLRSNLATHLHAPTQTPSTALLDPKWERIVKSSKANHGHLQFAEELLPPIPEA, from the exons ATGATTCTAAAGACTCTAATGGAAGAAAAGCAGTTAGATTTTGATCAGCCTCTTTTATCAGTAAGGAGAATCTCATCAACAGTGGCctctgaaaatgaaaataaaaggaaacCTGATAAGGCAATACCCAAAAGACCTCCTCTTCCGTTTTACAAATCAGATTTAAAATCAGGTCCAGTGAGTAACCCTGGAACTGTTCCTTTTGTGTGGGAGAAGACTCCCGGAAGGCCTAAGACTGAAAGCAGAATACAAACACAGGCTGTTGGACGGCCTTCTATTGCTCCAAAGCTTCCACCTGGGAGGGTTTTGAAAGCTGATCAGCAAGATTCTGATAAAGTTCCTAAACTTACATCAGTTTCTCAATCCAGGACAGAGTGCAGTGTTTCAGATTCTCAGCATGCTGCATCTTTGGATAATAAAGTGACAAAAGATGAAAGCCCCAAAGAAGTAATTGAGAAGGAAAATTCTGGTTCAGACAATGAGGATGAGACCTATCTAGATGCTCTTGATACACTTTCCAGAACTGAATCATTCTTCATGAGTTGTAGTGTGAGTGGTTTGAGTGAATGGGATGATCAGGACGTCCAACCATCTGGAAGTTTTTCAACAGATCAACAGGCGCGTGATTTCATGATTGATAGGTTTTTGCCCGCAGCAAAGGCAATGGCTTCAGAAACACCTTCACTTCAACACCACTCAAGGAAGCCACTTGTTACACTACAACAACCAAAACTGGGAAGGGAAGTAGTAACTGGACCGAATTCTCGCCCCCTAAATGAGAAATGGCAAAAGGTTTTGCCACACTATGCTCAAGATATTGGTAGggaagaaagtgaagatgaaaGTGATGATAATGATGAATGTGAAAACTATGCACCCAAAGTTTGTGGACTATTTCCTCGGTTCTGCCTTATAAATCCAGTTCCAGGATTAAGAATGGAAGGTAGGATTCCAAGTTCCGGAGTGCAAAATAAATCAACTGCTTCTCACAGAAGAACTGCAAAAGAG CATGGTAGAACTGCTAATAATGGGAAAATGTCTCTAAACTCTCAATCCGGCTTTACAAAAGAGAAGAAAGATTTCGGTACCGCAGAAAATTCTAAGCAAAGTATTGATCCACCTCGCCGAGGTTGCAGCAAATCTGAGAGCTCTCAACTTGAGTCTAGCTGTGAAAGCCCTGTTGTTGAGAAAACTCTATATGTAGATTCTGTACATAAGGTCAAATCGTTAAGTGCATGTTCTTCGGACACCAATCACAGAGGGGATGATTTAGATACTTCAAGGAAAGACACTGGTATTGATAAAAATCTTCGTATAGATTATTCAATTGAGGAAAGCAAACACTTGGGTGTTTTGGATGAAAAAGCTGTATTACAACCTAAAAGTTCAGCTTCTCTTGATTCATCTCTCCTGGTTTATGCTGATAATTCAAATGATGATTTGCAAATGGAACTGAAAAATCATCCAAACAAAATATGCCCGGAAGAGCAAGAATTGACAAAGCCTAATTACCAAGGGAATAATTTAGATCATGCTTTGGATGCATTTTCAAGTCCAGCAATGGTTGAATCCAAGAAAATAGAGTCTGAAAGCAAATTTTTTAGCATTAAGGAAGGTTCTAATGGTCCTGTTTCATGGAGAAACAAGAAGTTTACTAGTGATTTGAAATTTGATTCAAAGGGCCAGTCAGCTACCAAAATGTTTGATCAAGAATGCACTCTTAGATGTAGTGAGGATCCTAGTACTTTGACTTGCTCAAAGGTGGTAGGTGAGACAAAGATTGACTTAGAAAGTCAATTGTATATGAAGTTGGGCCACGGAAAGACTTTAAATGCAAGCTCTATGAAGCATCCTCTTGCCCTTCCTTCACCAAAAGCTCCTTCAGAGTCTTGGCTTAAGCGCACTTTGCCTACAGTTTCCTCCAAGAACATATTTTTACGGTCTAATCTTGCTACCCACTTACATGCTCCAACTCAAACTCCCAGCACAGCATTACTGGATCCTAAGTGGGAAAGAATTGTTAAATCTTCTAAAGCTAATCATGGgcatcttcagtttgctgag GAACTTCTGCCACCCATTCCTGAAGCATGA